Within Sander vitreus isolate 19-12246 chromosome 23, sanVit1, whole genome shotgun sequence, the genomic segment ATCCATAGTTACAGTAAATATTTTGTATCGCAGTGAGAAGCATTACAGTATACGAGATGAGAGCCACAACATCAAAATCAATAATGTGGAGTTATTAGTCTACCAGAGATTTTGTGTTATTTCCAAACTTCTAGAATCCTCAAAGTTTTGGTGTCTTACTATATCTTTGGTGGGATCGTCGATGCTCTGGGAGGTCGCACTGACAGTGTCGGGGGACACGCCCCCCTCCTGCTCctgaccaatcactgcctcggtGGCGCTCTCAGTGGCACTCTGTTCGCTGATGGCATCCTTGAAGCCTGACATGGACACGTCATCTGTACCGCACATAATGATATACACATATTACTTACAGAGACAAGACACACATTTGACTTGTATGTATGGTCAGGCTTTATCAATGCATCATGAGACTAAAGTATCTTACACTGACTGTAAGATGCACATTACTGACATAGCAGAACAATGCTGCCACCCTCTGGAAAATACAGTTGCCtaccagtgtatgtgtgtatttttttttttaatctttagtATCAAACTCTAAACAAGGAGGTCACCGAAGCAACAGAACAATGACACTGGTGATGATATATATACTTAAGTTACCATTTGTAATTGAAAAACGCAGAtttaatggttttattttttcatatgtaAAGAAATTATGTTCTTGTTTCATAAATGTTACAACACTGCATCGGTATGTTTGTCCAAAAAGGTCCATGTGGGCTGGACACTTGTACATATGTGCAAAAAAAGTAGTTTGCTGTACATTTGTGTGTAAGAATGCATTCATGTTTGTGCCACCTCTCTCTAGCAGACTGTATGCGTCTCCGTCCTCCATCAGGTAGCTGTCTATAGAGATGTTGTCCAGCGACTGCAGGGACGGGCTCTTCTTCATGTTCTTATAGGACACGGAGAAACTGGACTGGGAGCGGTCCCGCATCAAACGAccactacaacacacacaagaaatGGAGTGTGTGAGAGGCAGATCATTTCAATCATTTCTTTCTGTATAGTTTAAAATCTGCTGTGCAACACTATCCATGCATGCCAGTGATTCTGAATGACTGGCTGATTGGCAGTGACATTGAGAGAAAAAGAACAGGGCCAGTGCTTTTATTTGGTCATATCTGATATAGATTTGTTCTTATGCTAACACTGAGCAGAGCCTGCTGCGCTCTCAGAGAGCTGACAAGGCTTACTCATCAaactatgaattaaatatcgcTTCAGTCCTTTATGTGGTGTTGTTTGAGGTCATGTAAGAACCAAGTGTGCTAGCCTCCCAAAGAGCAAGAAACGATCTACAGAGAAATCACAACCGATAAAATCAAAGTGGCTCCCAAAAGACTGAGAACAcaaggctgaaaaaaaaagaaaaaaaaaaaaaagagttgtcaCAAAGAAGGAGCTTCGTTTTTTATCTTTACCATCACCACCACGTAGACACCAAACACAGGACTCATTTAACACATACAGACAAGTACCGGGGTgtcatgcacacatgcaaatgCATGCCCACAGGGgactcacatacacacgtttGCACTGATTTGTATTCATCCAAGGATCACAATTGCAAAGACAAACTCACACATcatacataaacacacgcaCATTAATACGGCTAGTCACAGATCCAGTGCCTTACATGTTGGACATGGAATAAAGGGAGGTGGATCTGCTGGAGTTTGAGGAGCTGAGGAAATCAGAAACCACAGACAAACTTCCTTTCCTTGgtagagagaaaacacacacacacacacacacacacacacacacacacacacacacacacacacacacacacacacacacacacacacacacacacacacacacctcgcatGGGTCAAAGCAAAGGTCAAGAGGCAGAAATGGAAGTGAATGAGATAAGAAATGACAAGAATAGGAAATGCTGACGagacaatacacacagaaagacatggCAGCTTGAGGCCAACCAACATTCATAATGTCAGAGACGCGTGCAAGGTTTCTGTTACTGACAGACACTCAAACATTCATGTGGGTGATCAACACACAGCTCTTGTGTTCAGGAATAGACAGATTAACTTAGAGAGAGACTCAGTCATGACATTCATCATCCACAATGAGGCACAGAGGGAGAATACTCAGATTCAgttgtaaaaaagaagaaaaaaaaaaatctaaaaacgGACGATTCCTTGGACGATATACCGTATGATCTTTTAAGGGCTACAACTTATCGATCCATTGGTTGATTACGATTATTTGTTTAGCAAAAGCTGAAACAGTCAATCAATGGGAAATGAAACATCAACAATTGTTAATAGTTTAATTCGTTTAATTAAGCAAAAACACTAGATATTTGCTGGTTTCAGTCTCCAAAATCAGAGgactttctgtttttatataacCGTAGCGTGATAATCTTTGGGTTTTTAGACTGTTGATCAGacaacacaagatttaaagatGTCACCATGAGCTCTTAGaacttgtgatgggcattttcaaatattttattttttacttttcatagactaaacaattaatcaaaacaataattgACAGTTTAATCAATTATGGAGTTGAAAGCCCTGATGCCAGGTGCCTTCTTCGAATTGctcgtttgttttttttgacaaaatcCGATTAGATTTACAATCTTTTAAGAACGGACACAAGCAGCAAATCATTGCGTTAGTGACAATGAATCCAGCAAATATTTAGCAATAAAATGGCTATAAATTGATTTTTCTGTCAAGTGACTGATTTGTTAAGTtaagaataaacaaaaaaaaattaacttttttttttttttctttctgaaggTTAAGATAAAACAATTTTGGTACTGTTCCCAATGTCAAATGTAATGTATGCAAATTATAAAAACTTAAATGCATAAATCTGTTGATGGCCTTTTGTACAGCACTGACTTAGTGCAAGAGtgtgatgttcatttagtagaGTCCTGTCGTATCACTGTGGTGATGACACTGCGGTATAAATGAACAGCCTTTTTGAGTGATAAACTGAATACCTGGATATTGACTGAGGCATCTTGGCGGCTGCAGCCTTGTCTTTGTCGCTCCAGTCTGACAGAGGGTCACCCGTCTGGGTTTTAGAATCTAGTCCAGCTACAACATCTTCACCTCCAGCCAACCCATCCACTACTGCCTCGCCCCCTTCATCTGAACTCCGCCTCCCAGAGTTCTTAGCTGAAGTCCTCTCGTCCAGCGAGGCTTTGTGATTTGAGTCAGGACGCGTAGAGTTGGGGACGAGAGGGGCAGGACCATGCGAGGCTCCACCCTCCGAGCTATCACCACATAACAGCTGGTCTACAGTGTATGCCCCTCTGGCTGCGCCTCCTTCGGACCCAGATCCAGCTCCTTCACTCCCCTTCTCCGCCCCCTCTCCTGCATCGCTCCCAGGCTCCAGAGTTCCCCGGCTCTCTGAGGGGGAGAGCTCGGACCCCAGAGGAGATCGTGAACCCTCAGGCTGGGGGATGGGCTTCAGGAGCAGGGACACCTCTGTGCTTTTCAACAGGAGACCCAGGCAGACAGTGAAGGGCTGGTGGTCTGCAAGATGCTGAGACGGATCCTTGCGGTCTTTCTTGGAGCCCATTTCCTCCAGATCCTGCTGTAGTGTCTGTTGCAGGGCTTTGATGCTGCGCTGAAGATGCATCAGAAACACATACTGCCGGTGGctcacctggacacacacacacacacacacacacacacacacacaaaagtggttattaaaatgtataatctgtttattttttggaaaatattcaaatgttatagggtggaaccagcaaatgttttccatatttgataaatgacttaaacatttatttaagtatcaacattttttttcattttagcaCTAAAAAGGCAGCAGTAAAATTGTCATTCTTCACTAAATCTTTGCACCCTTGGGGTGTGATGCAACATGTTTAATCAAAAATCTGATGAGCAATAACCAAAACAATCCACATGACAGACTCACACATTGATTATCAAGTTGTGGCTTTACACATTCACCAGTTAAAGGGtaatgtatattgtatattgtgcAGTATTGAAAACTATAAGGATGAAAAAAATACCTGAGCACTTAGATGCTTCTGCACGTGCACCAATACATGCACATCTGCTTCTTTACTTGATGATgacaaagaagaggaggaggaggaaggcggGCTTCCCAATGAGAGGGGTTTATGAAGTCCGTTCCTGGAAGGCAGTGTTGAATCGTGTGCTGATGCTGCAGCACCATCAGTACTGTAATAGTCCTTTAATAATCGTTTCCTCTGCAGACGTGCGACAGCCTCTCCTGATGTGCTTCTGGACAAACCCTCTCTGAGCTTCTCCTGGTGCTGGATAATCTTTGCAGGCTGACTTGCCCACATGGTTAGAGGGAAGGAGTCCACGAAGGGCTGCGGTCGCCCCTTGCCTCCGCGGGTGCCTTCATAGTCCACCCAGAACTGGGCAAAGTGCAAAGCCCAAAAGTCAGAGGCGGCTGGCATCTTGAGGGCGTCTGTGCCCAACGTCGGCACCACCAGGCCCCGGTAGATTTCATGAAGCTTGGTGTCTTGTTCGTGAGCGTGGCGCTGGAAGACGGGATGGAGAAGGggtaaggaggaggaggagcgagGGAAGGAGGAGAAACAGGGAGAGAAGAAGGGCTCCTCTTCAAAGGCCTGCAACAAGGCCTCAAGGTGGGAGCGGGTGCAGTTAGCTGGGTGCCGGGTGTTTGTGGCCACCATTTCTGAGGTCTGCACTGAAATGGAGCGAGGAAGATCAGCGGGACAGGAGGCGTCCCAATTGGTGGGAATCACCAGCTAATGAGGagtagaaaacacaaaaaaacattaagtacCAGAGACTTCATTTCACACTTTAAACCTGAACAAATGTTTCTGCATTCCACCTCACCTTAAGCATGAGGCCGTCAACCTTGATGTCAACATGCTCTTCGGGTTTCTGCGaatcactgagcttgtagatcTCCATGAACTGCTCCAGACTCTGCCTGAGGTCGAGGGTGAAAAGGTTGATCCACACCAGGCTGCGAGGATCCAGAACCAGCTGCAGGGCGTTCAGCTGGACGTACAGGTTAGGACACGGGACTAGATGAGCGGGAGGAAATGGGGAATGTGGAAGAGATCAGGTGTTGTAGTCATATAGAGGAGGACATTAGAAAAAGCACAAAGAGaggaaacacaagaaaaaacaattttcactttcttgctcATATAATGTTTCCTAATGGAGGGAATTTGTGAGAAATCCATAACATGAATTAATTGGGTGATTCCTCATTCAGAACACTGGGTGTACTTCGGAAAATCAATGTCTTCTCAGCCACACAGCAGTCAATGACTTCCCCAAAGCTGAATAAATAGCCCGAATAGATCCAAAAGGGAGGTGAGAGATAGAAGGTCGCAGCCAGAACAGTGGGCCTGGTGTATAAAAACGGCTCACGACCTAATAATAAAGATTAATGTTTCTAAAATGAGATGCTAATCCCAGTAAAGTCTTACTGGGATAGTCTTTTCCATCAGGAAAGTAGTACTCTGTGAACTCGACATGAATGGCTGGCATCTCTGTGGGAAGGTACAAGGCCTTCTTATTGCAGGAGATCATGGTCTTGGGGCTGGAGCGACGCTGGTCTGCTGTTGACACCTGCAATAAACAAGAAGACACAGAAACTATCGCTCAAAGTTAGCAGTGAAGGCGTATGTAGTCTCAATGATTCCATACATGGAGGTTTTGTAAGCCAGAGTGTGTCTGTAATGACCTGGTAGATGCTGAAGTCAGCCATCCTGAGAACAACAGAGCTGGACATGAGCTGGGTCTTGGGGGTTTGAGGGGGAGGAGGACTGAAGGAAGCGCTGGAAGAGGTGTTTATCTTAcctggagagaaagaaagagagatggaaggATTGAGAAATTGAAAACAGAATGACAAAGAGGGAAACAAACAGGGCAACCACTCAGTACTCCAAAGAGAAACCCTTTGCAAAAGGTGTGCATCACCGCACCCagatgtgcgcacacacaccgGGGTACCTGGCTCTAGGCACCAGCAGCACTGGGccggaggctgtgtgtgtgggctccACTCTAGGAGTTCTCCATCTGCCTCCCTAAGCcctactcctcctcctgctctctccTGACTTCCTAGAGGCCAATACACATCGTCCTTAAGGGACACTGGAGGGCAGAAAATCCACAGGGATGATGTTCTGTTTGTGTACAAGGagatgcaacaaaaatgtacacCCTGAGACGTGTGTGTTTACCGTGTTGTGGGGAACTGTGTGCAGGGGCCGGGCCTTGCTGGTCTCGAACCGCACTCTTTAGCATCTCCACGTTGGACTTGAACTCATCGAGCAGACTCCGTGCCCAGCCCTCTCTGGTCTTGGTGGCCTCGCTGTAGTGCATCCAGTGTGCACAACAGTCACCTGGAGCGGTCAGAGAGTAGGAGAATTAGTACAGGTAAGCTGAACGTCCGTCATTTGTGAATCTTTTTGATTTTATGGTGAACTGCACATCAACAAGGTGCATCTCAAGGTTCTTGTTCTGCTTACCAAGTTACTTTATGCTGTTTTTATTGTATACTTTTCATTTCTACATGGTTACTTGTTTTTGTagtatttataataatattttttattatcatccTTTGATgtaattacttttaaaagcattgAAAGCCAAGGCTTTTATGTTTGGTTACAACTATAGTGTTACAACTATAGTGTTTCTACATTTGttgcaaatgaaaataaagaacaacaaacgtggaacaaaaaaaaggaacttGGCACAAGCAGAACGTGTGGAAGATGGAGGGACACCAAAACAAAAGGCCAGATTATAAgaataagagaaaaaaatagaacaaaaatgcaaaaagagaaacaataaaagggaaatagaaataaagatgaaaaaaagactacacTCAATGAGGTGTGTCTGCATAGGAGAAGTTATGAGAAGCTAACTTAGCGTCTGCTCTAAAACAGTTTGACGTAATTCAAAGCCAATAAAACTTGTAGTGAGTTTATAGTGAGGATGCAGGAAGCACTGCATATATTAGTATGTTGCAGTGGTACAGAATCCATACCTGCTCTGTGGAAAGGGTAGTAGTCCAGAGTGATGGAGCTGAAGGAAAGCTGCATGGCCCCACCAGTTATCCTCTTATTGCTCACTGCACAGACGGAAGACAGAAAAATCGAGTCAATGCTTTTcagtaaaatgttttgaaaaaactgTTTGGTGTACTAATCTCTGTGGTttaactaaagaaaaaaaagaaaacatatgtATGTTCATGTATCACATGCCCTACCTCTGACTTTTCTGTGTACCTGACAGCATGTGTATATGTCATGTATACACATGTGAATACATGCACACCACAATGTAGAGCATATGTAGATCTGTGCATATGGTACCTTTGTCCTTAACATGGATGTCATCACAGATGTGCAGGTCGAGGTGCGTAATCTGGAGGTGGTGGGACGTCTCGCATACGTCGTAGGCGCTGAACAACTTGGCCATGGTTGCATTCTGGTCAGCGGCTGTTGATGCCTGCTGGGTACGCACCTGCTGGGCTGTGGGTGGCACTGAGGACACCTGCTGAACACAGATGCACACGCCCGAAAAAGCACAGATACTGTGATTAGTGTTAGCAGTTTAAGATGTTGATGTGCTGTTGTTGATGCTGTGTTTTTAAGGCTTTGCTGTATTTAGTCTTGTAATATTGTTGTTAATGGTGGTGGGTTAATGTTAAGTATTTTTCAATTTTCATGTCTGGTTCATTCAACAACTGAATCATGCAATACTCAATTCTACCAGCAGGTGGTGTATCAGaccaaacagaaaaaacattgtgcactacagaaaacaaattgtgtatgttttgtgGGACTGGATAAGGGTGAAGTTGTGTGGTTGATCAAtgtacatacattttgtaagtgtatgtgtttaagaagcacacaaaaaaagaaataggacAGAATGAAAGACACTAACAGCAACAGAGATAGACAAAGATGGTGTAGGCAGATGCCGGA encodes:
- the bltp3b gene encoding bridge-like lipid transfer protein family member 3B isoform X7; translation: MAGLIKKQILKHLSRFAKNLSPDKINLSTLKGEGQLTNLELDEEVLQSLLDLPTWLAINRVECNKAAIRIPWTKLKTHPISLTLDKVVMEMSTCDEPRPPNGPSPIATASGQSEYGFAEKVVEGMSLSINSIVIRISAKAFNASFELSQLQVYSVNTSWSISDLRFTRIQDPQRGEILTFKEISWQMIRIEADAIQSAEHEMLSAPIRLITNQSKIRVTLKRRIKDCNVVASKLILILDDLLWVLTDSQLKAMVQYAKSLSEAMEKSAQQRKSMATEDQVSSVPPTAQQVRTQQASTAADQNATMAKLFSAYDVCETSHHLQITHLDLHICDDIHVKDKVSNKRITGGAMQLSFSSITLDYYPFHRAGDCCAHWMHYSEATKTREGWARSLLDEFKSNVEMLKSAVRDQQGPAPAHSSPQHGKINTSSSASFSPPPPQTPKTQLMSSSVVLRMADFSIYQVSTADQRRSSPKTMISCNKKALYLPTEMPAIHVEFTEYYFPDGKDYPIPCPNLYVQLNALQLVLDPRSLVWINLFTLDLRQSLEQFMEIYKLSDSQKPEEHVDIKVDGLMLKLVIPTNWDASCPADLPRSISVQTSEMVATNTRHPANCTRSHLEALLQAFEEEPFFSPCFSSFPRSSSSLPLLHPVFQRHAHEQDTKLHEIYRGLVVPTLGTDALKMPAASDFWALHFAQFWVDYEGTRGGKGRPQPFVDSFPLTMWASQPAKIIQHQEKLREGLSRSTSGEAVARLQRKRLLKDYYSTDGAAASAHDSTLPSRNGLHKPLSLGSPPSSSSSSLSSSSKEADVHVLVHVQKHLSAQVSHRQYVFLMHLQRSIKALQQTLQQDLEEMGSKKDRKDPSQHLADHQPFTVCLGLLLKSTEVSLLLKPIPQPEGSRSPLGSELSPSESRGTLEPGSDAGEGAEKGSEGAGSGSEGGAARGAYTVDQLLCGDSSEGGASHGPAPLVPNSTRPDSNHKASLDERTSAKNSGRRSSDEGGEAVVDGLAGGEDVVAGLDSKTQTGDPLSDWSDKDKAAAAKMPQSISSGRLMRDRSQSSFSVSYKNMKKSPSLQSLDNISIDSYLMEDGDAYSLLERDDVSMSGFKDAISEQSATESATEAVIGQEQEGGVSPDTVSATSQSIDDPTKDIVSVLVLKVQSVCVGMEVFGESTAVALEVGQVTPSQLGNVSLRQYLSNRSLGMVCSVPIPAQSSQAGGEISSASTGGLHSPAVCARLESGPCAAAHSPLAERNGFLQLRLHGYQASFLMSTLRNLAHFLEDDSAPLVLPMEISVRDTHVNLKDDGPRDNLSDSESSPITLHVDSLIIHRRDDGSFYIGVDTAAETKPWKEGALIDGTLTPVPEIVGGVCGIPKATQTRAPPTSPPPSSREKMLVEENECLKVELSRAKMALAEAQMEKDSLLHRMKNLKTS
- the bltp3b gene encoding bridge-like lipid transfer protein family member 3B isoform X3; translation: MAGLIKKQILKHLSRFAKNLSPDKINLSTLKGEGQLTNLELDEEVLQSLLDLPTWLAINRVECNKAAIRIPWTKLKTHPISLTLDKVVMEMSTCDEPRPPNGPSPIATASGQSEYGFAEKVVEGMSLSINSIVIRISAKAFNASFELSQLQVYSVNTSWSISDLRFTRIQDPQRGEILTFKEISWQMIRIEADAIQSAEHEMLSAPIRLITNQSKIRVTLKRRIKDCNVVASKLILILDDLLWVLTDSQLKAMVQYAKSLSEAMEKSAQQRKSMATEDQQVSSVPPTAQQVRTQQASTAADQNATMAKLFSAYDVCETSHHLQITHLDLHICDDIHVKDKVSNKRITGGAMQLSFSSITLDYYPFHRAGDCCAHWMHYSEATKTREGWARSLLDEFKSNVEMLKSAVRDQQGPAPAHSSPQHGKINTSSSASFSPPPPQTPKTQLMSSSVVLRMADFSIYQVSTADQRRSSPKTMISCNKKALYLPTEMPAIHVEFTEYYFPDGKDYPIPCPNLYVQLNALQLVLDPRSLVWINLFTLDLRQSLEQFMEIYKLSDSQKPEEHVDIKVDGLMLKLVIPTNWDASCPADLPRSISVQTSEMVATNTRHPANCTRSHLEALLQAFEEEPFFSPCFSSFPRSSSSLPLLHPVFQRHAHEQDTKLHEIYRGLVVPTLGTDALKMPAASDFWALHFAQFWVDYEGTRGGKGRPQPFVDSFPLTMWASQPAKIIQHQEKLREGLSRSTSGEAVARLQRKRLLKDYYSTDGAAASAHDSTLPSRNGLHKPLSLGSPPSSSSSSLSSSSKEADVHVLVHVQKHLSAQVSHRQYVFLMHLQRSIKALQQTLQQDLEEMGSKKDRKDPSQHLADHQPFTVCLGLLLKSTEVSLLLKPIPQPEGSRSPLGSELSPSESRGTLEPGSDAGEGAEKGSEGAGSGSEGGAARGAYTVDQLLCGDSSEGGASHGPAPLVPNSTRPDSNHKASLDERTSAKNSGRRSSDEGGEAVVDGLAGGEDVVAGLDSKTQTGDPLSDWSDKDKAAAAKMPQSISRKGSLSVVSDFLSSSNSSRSTSLYSMSNIGRLMRDRSQSSFSVSYKNMKKSPSLQSLDNISIDSYLMEDGDAYSLLERDDVSMSGFKDAISEQSATESATEAVIGQEQEGGVSPDTVSATSQSIDDPTKDIVSVLVLKVQSVCVGMEVFGESTAVALEVGQVTPSQLGNVSLRQYLSNRSLAGGEISSASTGGLHSPAVCARLESGPCAAAHSPLAERNGFLQLRLHGYQASFLMSTLRNLAHFLEDDSAPLVLPMEISVRDTHVNLKDDGPRDNLSDSESSPITLHVDSLIIHRRDDGSFYIGVDTAAETKPWKEGALIDGTLTPVPEIVGGVCGIPKATQTRAPPTSPPPSSREKMLVEENECLKVELSRAKMALAEAQMEKDSLLHRMKNLKTS
- the bltp3b gene encoding bridge-like lipid transfer protein family member 3B isoform X2, with the protein product MAGLIKKQILKHLSRFAKNLSPDKINLSTLKGEGQLTNLELDEEVLQSLLDLPTWLAINRVECNKAAIRIPWTKLKTHPISLTLDKVVMEMSTCDEPRPPNGPSPIATASGQSEYGFAEKVVEGMSLSINSIVIRISAKAFNASFELSQLQVYSVNTSWSISDLRFTRIQDPQRGEILTFKEISWQMIRIEADAIQSAEHEMLSAPIRLITNQSKIRVTLKRRIKDCNVVASKLILILDDLLWVLTDSQLKAMVQYAKSLSEAMEKSAQQRKSMATEDQVSSVPPTAQQVRTQQASTAADQNATMAKLFSAYDVCETSHHLQITHLDLHICDDIHVKDKVSNKRITGGAMQLSFSSITLDYYPFHRAGDCCAHWMHYSEATKTREGWARSLLDEFKSNVEMLKSAVRDQQGPAPAHSSPQHGKINTSSSASFSPPPPQTPKTQLMSSSVVLRMADFSIYQVSTADQRRSSPKTMISCNKKALYLPTEMPAIHVEFTEYYFPDGKDYPIPCPNLYVQLNALQLVLDPRSLVWINLFTLDLRQSLEQFMEIYKLSDSQKPEEHVDIKVDGLMLKLVIPTNWDASCPADLPRSISVQTSEMVATNTRHPANCTRSHLEALLQAFEEEPFFSPCFSSFPRSSSSLPLLHPVFQRHAHEQDTKLHEIYRGLVVPTLGTDALKMPAASDFWALHFAQFWVDYEGTRGGKGRPQPFVDSFPLTMWASQPAKIIQHQEKLREGLSRSTSGEAVARLQRKRLLKDYYSTDGAAASAHDSTLPSRNGLHKPLSLGSPPSSSSSSLSSSSKEADVHVLVHVQKHLSAQVSHRQYVFLMHLQRSIKALQQTLQQDLEEMGSKKDRKDPSQHLADHQPFTVCLGLLLKSTEVSLLLKPIPQPEGSRSPLGSELSPSESRGTLEPGSDAGEGAEKGSEGAGSGSEGGAARGAYTVDQLLCGDSSEGGASHGPAPLVPNSTRPDSNHKASLDERTSAKNSGRRSSDEGGEAVVDGLAGGEDVVAGLDSKTQTGDPLSDWSDKDKAAAAKMPQSISRKGSLSVVSDFLSSSNSSRSTSLYSMSNIGRLMRDRSQSSFSVSYKNMKKSPSLQSLDNISIDSYLMEDGDAYSLLERDDVSMSGFKDAISEQSATESATEAVIGQEQEGGVSPDTVSATSQSIDDPTKDIVSVLVLKVQSVCVGMEVFGESTAVALEVGQVTPSQLGNVSLRQYLSNRSLGMVCSVPIPAQSSQAGGEISSASTGGLHSPAVCARLESGPCAAAHSPLAERNGFLQLRLHGYQASFLMSTLRNLAHFLEDDSAPLVLPMEISVRDTHVNLKDDGPRDNLSDSESSPITLHVDSLIIHRRDDGSFYIGVDTAAETKPWKEGALIDGTLTPVPEIVGGVCGIPKATQTRAPPTSPPPSSREKMLVEENECLKVELSRAKMALAEAQMEKDSLLHRMKNLKTS
- the bltp3b gene encoding bridge-like lipid transfer protein family member 3B isoform X4, translating into MAGLIKKQILKHLSRFAKNLSPDKINLSTLKGEGQLTNLELDEEVLQSLLDLPTWLAINRVECNKAAIRIPWTKLKTHPISLTLDKVVMEMSTCDEPRPPNGPSPIATASGQSEYGFAEKVVEGMSLSINSIVIRISAKAFNASFELSQLQVYSVNTSWSISDLRFTRIQDPQRGEILTFKEISWQMIRIEADAIQSAEHEMLSAPIRLITNQSKIRVTLKRRIKDCNVVASKLILILDDLLWVLTDSQLKAMVQYAKSLSEAMEKSAQQRKSMATEDQQVSSVPPTAQQVRTQQASTAADQNATMAKLFSAYDVCETSHHLQITHLDLHICDDIHVKDKVSNKRITGGAMQLSFSSITLDYYPFHRAGDCCAHWMHYSEATKTREGWARSLLDEFKSNVEMLKSAVRDQQGPAPAHSSPQHGKINTSSSASFSPPPPQTPKTQLMSSSVVLRMADFSIYQVSTADQRRSSPKTMISCNKKALYLPTEMPAIHVEFTEYYFPDGKDYPIPCPNLYVQLNALQLVLDPRSLVWINLFTLDLRQSLEQFMEIYKLSDSQKPEEHVDIKVDGLMLKLVIPTNWDASCPADLPRSISVQTSEMVATNTRHPANCTRSHLEALLQAFEEEPFFSPCFSSFPRSSSSLPLLHPVFQRHAHEQDTKLHEIYRGLVVPTLGTDALKMPAASDFWALHFAQFWVDYEGTRGGKGRPQPFVDSFPLTMWASQPAKIIQHQEKLREGLSRSTSGEAVARLQRKRLLKDYYSTDGAAASAHDSTLPSRNGLHKPLSLGSPPSSSSSSLSSSSKEADVHVLVHVQKHLSAQVSHRQYVFLMHLQRSIKALQQTLQQDLEEMGSKKDRKDPSQHLADHQPFTVCLGLLLKSTEVSLLLKPIPQPEGSRSPLGSELSPSESRGTLEPGSDAGEGAEKGSEGAGSGSEGGAARGAYTVDQLLCGDSSEGGASHGPAPLVPNSTRPDSNHKASLDERTSAKNSGRRSSDEGGEAVVDGLAGGEDVVAGLDSKTQTGDPLSDWSDKDKAAAAKMPQSISSGRLMRDRSQSSFSVSYKNMKKSPSLQSLDNISIDSYLMEDGDAYSLLERDDVSMSGFKDAISEQSATESATEAVIGQEQEGGVSPDTVSATSQSIDDPTKDIVSVLVLKVQSVCVGMEVFGESTAVALEVGQVTPSQLGNVSLRQYLSNRSLGMVCSVPIPAQSSQAGGEISSASTGGLHSPAVCARLESGPCAAAHSPLAERNGFLQLRLHGYQASFLMSTLRNLAHFLEDDSAPLVLPMEISVRDTHVNLKDDGPRDNLSDSESSPITLHVDSLIIHRRDDGSFYIGVDTAAETKPWKEGALIDGTLTPVPEIVGGVCGIPKATQTRAPPTSPPPSSREKMLVEENECLKVELSRAKMALAEAQMEKDSLLHRMKNLKTS
- the bltp3b gene encoding bridge-like lipid transfer protein family member 3B isoform X1 translates to MAGLIKKQILKHLSRFAKNLSPDKINLSTLKGEGQLTNLELDEEVLQSLLDLPTWLAINRVECNKAAIRIPWTKLKTHPISLTLDKVVMEMSTCDEPRPPNGPSPIATASGQSEYGFAEKVVEGMSLSINSIVIRISAKAFNASFELSQLQVYSVNTSWSISDLRFTRIQDPQRGEILTFKEISWQMIRIEADAIQSAEHEMLSAPIRLITNQSKIRVTLKRRIKDCNVVASKLILILDDLLWVLTDSQLKAMVQYAKSLSEAMEKSAQQRKSMATEDQQVSSVPPTAQQVRTQQASTAADQNATMAKLFSAYDVCETSHHLQITHLDLHICDDIHVKDKVSNKRITGGAMQLSFSSITLDYYPFHRAGDCCAHWMHYSEATKTREGWARSLLDEFKSNVEMLKSAVRDQQGPAPAHSSPQHGKINTSSSASFSPPPPQTPKTQLMSSSVVLRMADFSIYQVSTADQRRSSPKTMISCNKKALYLPTEMPAIHVEFTEYYFPDGKDYPIPCPNLYVQLNALQLVLDPRSLVWINLFTLDLRQSLEQFMEIYKLSDSQKPEEHVDIKVDGLMLKLVIPTNWDASCPADLPRSISVQTSEMVATNTRHPANCTRSHLEALLQAFEEEPFFSPCFSSFPRSSSSLPLLHPVFQRHAHEQDTKLHEIYRGLVVPTLGTDALKMPAASDFWALHFAQFWVDYEGTRGGKGRPQPFVDSFPLTMWASQPAKIIQHQEKLREGLSRSTSGEAVARLQRKRLLKDYYSTDGAAASAHDSTLPSRNGLHKPLSLGSPPSSSSSSLSSSSKEADVHVLVHVQKHLSAQVSHRQYVFLMHLQRSIKALQQTLQQDLEEMGSKKDRKDPSQHLADHQPFTVCLGLLLKSTEVSLLLKPIPQPEGSRSPLGSELSPSESRGTLEPGSDAGEGAEKGSEGAGSGSEGGAARGAYTVDQLLCGDSSEGGASHGPAPLVPNSTRPDSNHKASLDERTSAKNSGRRSSDEGGEAVVDGLAGGEDVVAGLDSKTQTGDPLSDWSDKDKAAAAKMPQSISRKGSLSVVSDFLSSSNSSRSTSLYSMSNIGRLMRDRSQSSFSVSYKNMKKSPSLQSLDNISIDSYLMEDGDAYSLLERDDVSMSGFKDAISEQSATESATEAVIGQEQEGGVSPDTVSATSQSIDDPTKDIVSVLVLKVQSVCVGMEVFGESTAVALEVGQVTPSQLGNVSLRQYLSNRSLGMVCSVPIPAQSSQAGGEISSASTGGLHSPAVCARLESGPCAAAHSPLAERNGFLQLRLHGYQASFLMSTLRNLAHFLEDDSAPLVLPMEISVRDTHVNLKDDGPRDNLSDSESSPITLHVDSLIIHRRDDGSFYIGVDTAAETKPWKEGALIDGTLTPVPEIVGGVCGIPKATQTRAPPTSPPPSSREKMLVEENECLKVELSRAKMALAEAQMEKDSLLHRMKNLKTS